From the Macaca nemestrina isolate mMacNem1 chromosome 7, mMacNem.hap1, whole genome shotgun sequence genome, one window contains:
- the LOC105481782 gene encoding galectin-3: MADNFSLHDALSGSGNPNPQGWPGPWGNQPAGAGGYPGASYPGAYPGQAPPGVYPGQAPPGAYPGAPGAYSGASGVYPGPPSGAGAYPSPGQPSAPGAYPATGPYGAPAGPLSVPYNLPLPGGVVPRMLITILGTVKPNANRIALDFKRRNDVAFHFNPRFNENNRRVIVCNTKLDNNWGREERQSVFPFESGKPFKIQVLVESDHFKVAVNDAHLLQYNHRVKQLNEISQLGISGDIDLTSASYTMI; encoded by the exons ATGGCAGACAATTTTTCG CTCCATGATGCCTTATCTGGGTCTGGAAACCCAAACCCTCAAGGATGGCCTGGCCCATGGGGGAACCAGCCTGCTGGGGCAGGGGGCTACCCAGGGGCCTCCTATCCTGGGGCCTACCCCGGGCAGGCACCCCCAGGGGTTTATCCTGGACAGGCACCTCCAGGCGCCTACCCTGGAGCACCTGGAGCTTATTCCGGAGCATCTGGAGTCTACCCAGGGCCACCCAGTGGCGCTGGAGCCTACCCATCTCCTGGACAGCCAAGTGCTCCTGGAGCCTACCCTGCCACTGGCCCCTATGGCGCCCCTGCTGGGCCACTG TCTGTGCCTTATAACCTGCCTTTGCCTGGAGGAGTGGTGCCTCGCATGCTGATAACAATTCTGGGCACGGTGAAGCCTAATGCAAACAG AATTGCTTTAGATTTCAAGAGAAGGAATGATGTTGCCTTCCACTTTAACCCACGCTTCAATGAGAACAACAGGAGAGTCATTGTTTGCAATACAAAGCTGGATAATAactggggaagggaagaaagacagTCAGTTTTCCCATTTGAAAGTGGGAAACCATTCAAA ATACAAGTACTGGTTGAATCTGACCACTTCAAGGTTGCGGTGAATGATGCTCACTTGTTGCAGTACAATCATCGGGTTAAACAGCTCAATGAAATCAGCCAACTGGGAATTTCTGGTGACATAGACCTCACCAGCGCTTCATACACCATGATATAA